Genomic window (Fodinibius salicampi):
AAATAATAGGTAGATATGGGAAATAAAGAACAAATGGAAGCATATTGGCGGGCCAATCTTCGCTATGTGGGAATACTTTTGGGAATTTGGTTTCTGGTTTCTTTTGTATTTGGCATTCTATTGGCAGAACCTCTGAATACCATCCGGATAGGTGGATTTAAACTGGGGTTTTGGTTTGCTCACCAGGGATCTATCTATGTGTTTGTGATCCTGATTTTTGTGTATGTATGGCTGATGAACCGCCTTGACAGAAAATATGGCGTACGAGAAGACTGACTTTTAACCCCGATTTACAGCTTGCTTATGGATATTCAAACGTGGACATATTTACTGGTAGGGCTCACTTTTATCTTATATATAGGTATTGCTATATGGGCGCGGGTAGGGTCTACAAAAGATTTCTATATAGCCGGCAGTAAAGTCCACCCCCTGGCCAACGGAATGGCTACAGCTGCGGACTGGATGTCAGCAGCATCTTTTATCTCGATGGCGGGTCTTATTGCCTTTATGGGATATGATGGAGGGGTTTACCTTATGGGTTGGACCGGCGGATATGTACTTTTGGCTCTGTTGTTAGCTCCTTACCTTAGAAAATTCGGGAAATTTACTGTTCCTGATTTTATTGGGGACCGTTATTACTCAAATGTAGCACGAACGGTAGCCGTTATTTGTGCAGTCATTGTTTCGTTTACCTACGTAGCGGGACAGATGAGAGGGGTGGGCGTTGTTTTTGCCCGTTTTCTTGAAGTATCAATCAATACTGGTGTGTATATTGGAATGATCGTGGTTTTCTTTTATGCCGTATTGGGTGGAATGAAAGGGATTACCTACACGCAGGTTGCCCAGTATTGTATCCTTATTTTTGCCTATATGGTCCCTGCCTTTTTTATTTCTTTTCAGCTAACGGGCAATGTAATACCCCAAATTGGATTTGGAGGAACTCTTGCCGACGGTTCGGGGACTTATCTGTTGGAGAAGCTGAACCAACTGCATGTGGAGCTGGGTTTCGCAGAATATACATCAGGAACAAAGTCTACTATTGATGTCTTTGCTATTACTTTGGCACTGATGGTGGGAACAGCAGGACTGCCCCATGTCATTGTTCGATTTTTTACGGTTCCCAAAGTTCGGGATGCCCGGATGTCGGTAGGGTATGCTCTTCTATTTATTGCTATTCTTTATACAACGGCCCCGGCTATTTCCGCTTTTGCCAAGACCAATCTTATAGAAACCGTTTCCGAGGAAGAGTATTCGGAAGTACCGGCTTGGTTTAATAATTGGGAAAAAACCGGTCTGTTAAGCTTTGATGACAAAAATGAAGACGGAAAGATTCAGTATGTGGCTAATGAGAAAAGAAATGAACTTACTATTGACCGGGATATTATGGTGCTGGCAAATCCGGAGATAGCAAATTTGCCTAACTGGGTTATTGCATTAGTTGCGGCTGGAGGACTGGCCGCGGCCCTTTCTACAGCTGCGGGTCTTTTGTTGGTTATTTCTACCAGTATATCGCATGATTTGATTAAGAAACAGATTATGCCTGAAATTACGGAAAAAGGAGAGCTTATCTGGGCCCGCGTAGCCGCCGGATTTGCAGTCGGAGTCGCGGGCTATTTTGGGATTAATCCCCCGGGCTTTGTAGCAGCAACCGTTGCCTTGGCTTTTGGATTGGCCGCTGCTTCTTTCTTCCCGGCTATCCTGTTAGGAATTTTTGACAAGCGAATGAATCGGCAGGGGGCGATCAGCGGAATGATAGTAGGAATGCTTTTAATGCTATTTTATATGATTAAATACAAGCTGGGTGGTTTCGGCGGTGGTGTCGAAGAGGATTGGTGGTTCGGTATTTCTCCGGAAGGATTTGGCTCGGTGGCTATGATGGTCAATTTAACGGTAGCGATAACCGTATCCCGAATGACTGAGGCGCCTCCCCAAAAAATAAGGGAGTTGGTAGATAAAATCCGATATCCCCAGGAGGCCGTGGAGGAATAGGGAAATTGTTTTAGTACGAGAATATATATAAGTATGTATATTTATCCCGAAAAAAATGTTAGGGCAAAAAGAAACGTAAAAAATTATGTAAAACTTGATTATCTCTCTGAATTATGTAACATACGGCTTAAAGGGAAAATGAATAACTAATTACAATTGAATTGGCAAATATTATGAAGGAGCATACGATTAGTTCTTTTGAGGATTATAAAAAAGTTTATCAAAAAAGTATTGAGGAGCCAGAAGATTTTTGGGCTGATTATGCAAAGACTTTTGACTGGCATGAGCCCTGGGATAAAGTGCAGAGTGGCAGTTTTGAAGAAGGAAATGTTAAGTGGTTTGAAGGCGGTAAACTGAATATTGTTGAGAATTGCCTGGACCGTCATCTCGAAGAACGGGGAGATAAGACAGCCTTTATATTTGAGCCCAATCAGCCGGATGCTCTTAAGCGTACTATTTCTTATGAAACACTTCACGAAGAAGTATGCAAATTTGCGAATGTTTTAGAATCAAAAGGAATAAAGAAAGGCGATCGGGTTGCTATTTATATGGCTATGACACCGGAAATAGCCATTGCTGCTTTGGCCTGCGCTCGTATTGGGGCAGTTCACTCTATTGTATTTGCCGGTTTCTCTGCACAGTCGCTGGCTGATCGTATCCAGGATTGCGATGCCAAGATGTTGATTACTAACGATGGACTTCGGCGCGGAAATAAATTGGTTCCCCTCAAAGAAATTTCTGACGAGGCGTTGGAAAATTGTCCGACTATTGAAAGTGTAATTGTATGCCAGCATGCCGATAATGAGATTGAATGGGAAGAAGGAAGAGATGAATGGTGGCATTTGTTGATGCGCAATGTTTCTAAGGAGCATGAAGCGGTTGCCATGGATGCCGAAGATCCACTGTTTATTCTATATACTTCCGGTTCCACGGGCAAGCCCAAGGGGCAGGTTCATACTTGTGGAGGATATATGGTGTATACCAGTTATACTCTTCGCAATGTATTTCAGATTGAAGAAGATGATGTATACTGGTGTACCGCCGATGCCGGATGGATTACGGGGCATTCGTATATCATTTACGGTCCTTTGTTGAATGGAGTGTCCGGGATTATTTTTGAAAGTACGCCTACTTATCCAGATCCAGGCCGGCTTTGGGAAGTTGTTGAAAAATATGATGTTACCCATTTTTACACCGCTCCAACAGCCATCCGGGCACTGATGAAGGAGGATATTGATTATGTGCACCGCTATGATCTGAGCTCGCTGAAGGTACTGGGTACGGTTGGTGAGCCTATCAATGAAGAGGCATGGCACTGGTACGATGAAGAAATAGGCAATGGAGAATGTCCCATTGTGGATACATGGTGGCAGACAGAAACGGCAGGTATTATGATTTCTCCATTAGCTGGTGTAACTCCAAC
Coding sequences:
- the acs gene encoding acetate--CoA ligase; the protein is MKEHTISSFEDYKKVYQKSIEEPEDFWADYAKTFDWHEPWDKVQSGSFEEGNVKWFEGGKLNIVENCLDRHLEERGDKTAFIFEPNQPDALKRTISYETLHEEVCKFANVLESKGIKKGDRVAIYMAMTPEIAIAALACARIGAVHSIVFAGFSAQSLADRIQDCDAKMLITNDGLRRGNKLVPLKEISDEALENCPTIESVIVCQHADNEIEWEEGRDEWWHLLMRNVSKEHEAVAMDAEDPLFILYTSGSTGKPKGQVHTCGGYMVYTSYTLRNVFQIEEDDVYWCTADAGWITGHSYIIYGPLLNGVSGIIFESTPTYPDPGRLWEVVEKYDVTHFYTAPTAIRALMKEDIDYVHRYDLSSLKVLGTVGEPINEEAWHWYDEEIGNGECPIVDTWWQTETAGIMISPLAGVTPTKPGFATLPLPGIEPALLDDEGNEITETKGQGNLVISNPWPGVTRGIWGNHERYMDTYFNKFPGYYLTGDGCRRDEDGYYRITGRVDDVLNVSGHRLGTAEIEDAIDDHKKVVESAVVGYPHDVKGEGVFAFTICNQDIDDPETFKEEINDLITETISPIAKAGKVQIVSGLPKTRSGKIMRRVLRKVAAGEADDLGDISTLLNPEVVEEIRAGEAF
- a CDS encoding DUF4212 domain-containing protein — its product is MGNKEQMEAYWRANLRYVGILLGIWFLVSFVFGILLAEPLNTIRIGGFKLGFWFAHQGSIYVFVILIFVYVWLMNRLDRKYGVRED
- a CDS encoding sodium:solute symporter family protein — its product is MDIQTWTYLLVGLTFILYIGIAIWARVGSTKDFYIAGSKVHPLANGMATAADWMSAASFISMAGLIAFMGYDGGVYLMGWTGGYVLLALLLAPYLRKFGKFTVPDFIGDRYYSNVARTVAVICAVIVSFTYVAGQMRGVGVVFARFLEVSINTGVYIGMIVVFFYAVLGGMKGITYTQVAQYCILIFAYMVPAFFISFQLTGNVIPQIGFGGTLADGSGTYLLEKLNQLHVELGFAEYTSGTKSTIDVFAITLALMVGTAGLPHVIVRFFTVPKVRDARMSVGYALLFIAILYTTAPAISAFAKTNLIETVSEEEYSEVPAWFNNWEKTGLLSFDDKNEDGKIQYVANEKRNELTIDRDIMVLANPEIANLPNWVIALVAAGGLAAALSTAAGLLLVISTSISHDLIKKQIMPEITEKGELIWARVAAGFAVGVAGYFGINPPGFVAATVALAFGLAAASFFPAILLGIFDKRMNRQGAISGMIVGMLLMLFYMIKYKLGGFGGGVEEDWWFGISPEGFGSVAMMVNLTVAITVSRMTEAPPQKIRELVDKIRYPQEAVEE